Proteins encoded together in one Triticum dicoccoides isolate Atlit2015 ecotype Zavitan chromosome 7B, WEW_v2.0, whole genome shotgun sequence window:
- the LOC119339806 gene encoding putative disease resistance protein RGA4, with product MAMVLDAFASYLVDMLAQAATNEVKTMLGVSGEIDKMGDKLWDLKNFMDDADRRNITDETVREWVAQLKRAMYEAADILDLCHLKAMERGPSSVNVGCFNPLLFCMRNPFHAREIGTRIKALNQRLDDIKERSTAFNFMNLGSYEDHRSNTHASHHGNPSRETVGDFDRSAIVGDKIEEDTRALVAQIMQTGKDVNNGIKVVAIVGVGGIGKTTLAQKVFNDEAIQGEFSKRIWLSVNQNFSDVDLLRRAIIEAGGGAQPPESSKTSLHGTLKNTLIDHKTFVVMDDVWNHRAWDDVLKIPLVNAASSGSRVLVTTRDEGVARGVKAIWPYHHVDTLVPEDALSLLKKQARGCSNFVRLRLLCKCQQSMVLNKEICHNTN from the exons ATGGCGATGGTGCTGGATGCATTTGCGTCCTACCTAGTGGACATGCTTGCGCAGGCAGCAACAAATGAGGTGAAGACGATGTTGGGCGTCTCCGGCGAGATCGACAAGATGGGAGACAAGCTTTGGGACCTCAAGAACTTCATGGACGATGCTGATAGGAGGAACATCACCGATGAGACTGTTCGAGAGTGGGTGGCGCAGCTCAAGCGTGCCATGTACGAAGCTGCTGACATCCTTGACCTCTGCCACCTCAAGGCCATGGAGCGTGGACCATCCTCGGTAAATGTAGGGTGTTTCAATCCCTTGCTCTTCTGCATGAGGAACCCCTTCCATGCTCGTGAGATCGGCACCCGCATCAAGGCACTCAACCAGAGGCTTGACGACATCAAGGAACGGAGCACTGCTTTCAACTTTATGAATCTTGGGTCGTATGAGGATCATCGCAGCAACACCCATGCCTCTCACCATGGTAATCCAAGTCGGGAGACGGTAGGGGACTTTGACCGGTCTGCTATTGTTGGAGACAAGATTGAAGAAGACACAAGAGCATTGGTGGCCCAGATCATGCAGACGGGAAAGGATGTCAACAATGGCATCAAGGTGGTCGCTATCGTAGGTGTTGGTGGGATCGGCAAGACCACCCTTGCCCAAAAGGTCTTCAATGACGAGGCAATCCAAGGCGAATTCAGCAAAAGGATATGGTTGAGCGTCAACCAAAACTTCAGTGATGTTGATCTGCTAAGAAGGGCCATCATCGAAGCCGGAGGAGGTGCCCAACCACCTGAAAGTTCAAAGACCAGCCTTCACGGAACCCTCAAGAACACATTGATCGACCACAAGACCTTTGTGGTAATGGATGATGTGTGGAACCATAGAGCATGGGATGACGTGCTGAAAATACCCTTAGTCAATGCTGCTTCTTCAGGCAGCCGAGTCCTCGTCACTACCAGAGATGAAGGTGTTGCCCGAGGGGTGAAAGCTATCTGGCCGTACCACCATGTCGACACATTAGTGCCTGAAGATGCCTTGTCATTGCTCAAGAAACAG GCAAGAGGTTGCAGTAATTTTGTAAGGCTAAGATTACTTTGCAAATGCCAACAAAGCATGGTGCTAAACAAGGAAATATGCCACAACACTAATTGA